DNA from Nitriliruptor alkaliphilus DSM 45188:
GTGCGTTGAGCGGACAGGGGGCGCTAGGGTCGTCCTGCGGGGCAGCTGGGAGCAGGGGCACATGGGGCAACAGGTCGCTGGACGTTCCGCGTCGAGAAGCAGCGGTTGGGCGTGGACGGTGGTCCTCTTCGGGCTCACGGTAGCTCTCGTCGTGACCCTGTCGGCCGAAGCCCTGGGGTTCGGCTGCGGTGGTGACGATCCGTTCCTGGTCGACGCTCCGCAGGTCGAGATCTACGACGGGGTGGACAACGACTGCGACGGGCTCATCGACGAGGGCATGTTCGAGATCGATGGGCGGATCGGCCCCGCGGTCGTACAGCTCGCGCTGGTGCAGGTCGAGCCGGACGCGGTGGAGGTCGGTGGGACCAGCGAGGTGTCCGCGTTGGTGCGGGTGACGCTGGACACCGAGCTCGCGTCCGCCGAGTACCGCGTCGGCGACGGCGAGTGGCTGCCGATGTCGGCCACCGCGCTGCCGCGGACCGCGGACCAGCCGAAGGACCACTCGGTCGAGGTCACCACGGATCCGTTCCCAGCTCCTGGTGACACCGACGTCTGTGTCCGCGCGACCGACACGCTCGGCGCTGTCAGTACACCCGGGTGCGTCACCGTCACGGTGACCGGCACCGCGCAGGACCCGGAGCTACCCGTCGACGACGGGGACGACGGGGACGGGGACGACGGTTCGGACGGGGCCGACGACGGGTCATCGGGTGAGGTTCCGGGACCGACGCCCGGTGGTGACCCTGAACCGGAGGGAGCCACCGACGACGGGTCGGGGGAGCCGGTGAGCGACGGCGACCCGGACGACGACCCGGTCGCCGGCGAGACCGGTGAGCGCACCGGGGACGACGCTGCGGTGCAGGAGGCCGGCCTGTCGGGTGGGCAGTTGCCGCGCACCGGTGTGCCGCTCGCAGGGCTGGTCGTGCTCGGCCTGGTCGGGGTACTCGCTGGCAGCTACCTGCGACGGTGAACCGTCGGGACGAGGCGGCAGCGATCGTCCCGTCGGGCTCAGCACGGCGTGACCGTTGGCTGCCGATGGTCGTGCCGTTGCTGCTCGTGTTCGTCGCATCCACTCAGGTGCTCGTGGCGAACACCACGACGTTGACCCCGTGGCGCGGTGGCGGCTTCGGGATGTTCGCCACCGTCGATGCGCACAGCCACCGCATCGTGCGCGTGGAGTCCGAGCTCGATCGAGGGGAACCCGTGCCGCTCGACGTCCGCTCGTTCCGGCGTGTGGCGTCCGTCGAGCGGGCCTTCGTGTCCGCGCGCGCCTGGCCGACGGACCGGCGTCTGGATCGTCTGGCGGCGGCGTTGACGGAGGTCCCGGCTGTCCTCGATGACGGTGTGATCCGACCGGTGGCCGCCGCACCATCCGCCGGCTCCGTGGATCCCACGACCGTCGATCTCGGTGGCGGGGTGCTCACCATCAGCGTCGCCGGCATCGAGTTCGATCCGGGTTCGGGCCAGGTCGTGCCCGTCAGCCTGGCATCCCGTTCGGTGCGACCGTGAGCCCGAGCGTGGCCGAGACGAACCATCGCCGGCCGCCCGTGGCGTACGTGGTCGCGGCCTACCTCGGACGTGACGGTGCCATCGCGACCCTCACGTTGGCAACGTTCGCGGCGCTGCCCCCGCCCGGCGCCCTCGCGATCGCCCGGATCGCCGCGGTACTCGGGCTGATCGCGGTCCCGATCCTGCGGCGCGATCCACGGTTCTGGGTACCGATGGCGGTCCTGGTCGTGGCCGGGACGCTCCGGCACCCGTGGCTCGACCTCGACAACCACCACGTCCTGCAGCTGTACTGGTTCGCTGCGCTGGCGCTCACGTCGTTCGCCGAGGAGCCCGGCGCCGCCCTGCGCCGGACCGCACGGCTGATGATCGGCCTGACCTTCCTGTTCGCCACGATCTGGAAGGTGATCGTGCCGGATTTCGCCGACGGCACCTTCCTGACGTACCTGATCTCGGTCGAGCCGACGATCGAACGGACCGCGGTGGCGCTCGGGTGGCAGGAACTGGGCCTGGTCGCAGGCAACCGGGCCGAGCTCGCGTCGGCCCTCGGGGATCCGGCCCACGGACCCGTACCCGCTTCGTTGGAGGTGTCGTCGGCGGCCGCCCGCGCCGCCGGCGGGCTCGCGGTCGTCACGATCGTGGTCGAGGGCGCCGTGGCGGTGCTGTACCTGTCGCCGATGAGTCGCCGGCTCCGCTGGCTGCGGGATCTGTCGCTCGCGGCCTTCGTCGCCGTGACCTACCTCATCCTGCCCGTGATCACCTTCGGTGCGCTGCTCGCCGCCCTCGGCCTTGCCTCATCCTCGCTGCCCGATCGGCCCGCTGCCGTCCTCTACCTGGCGGTGGCGCTGCTGATCGCCGTGTGACCCGACGTCCTCGGTCAGTCGCGCGAGGACGTCGTGGGCGTCACGCACCACACCGTGGACGACCTGCTCGACGGTCGGGAGGTCGTCGAGGACGCCGACCACCTGACCCGAGCTCATCACGCCGAGGTCGGCCCGGCCGTCGACCATCGCCGCGCGCAGCAGCATCGGGGTGTTGGCGGCCATCACGAACTGGCTCCAGGTCAGCTCGTGGCCGCGTCGCATGGCCCGACCCTCACGCAGCATCGCCGTCCACGAGGTGCCCGACAGGCGCCGGAAGCGCGCCGCGTTCACGACCGCCCGTGCCAACCCTCGGACGGTCCCGGCGGTCTCGAGCTGGTCCACCATCGGCGTGCGCAGCACCCGGTGGGGCACCCCGTCCACCCGGGTGGTCCGCACGGTGTCGGTGACGCCGTGGTCGAGGTAGAAGCGCTTGACCTCGTCGGGGACCGTCGACTCCTGGGTGAGCAGGAACCGGGTCCCCATCGCGATACCCGCGGCGCCGTAGGCGAGCGCCGCGACCAGTCCGCGGCCGTCGAAGAACCCACCGGCGGCCACGACGGGCACGTCCACGGCATCGACCACCTGGGGGATGAGCAGCGTGGTCGGGACCTCGCCGGTGTGCCCGCCACCCTCGCCGCCCTGGGCGAGCACCGCGTCCACGCCCCAGTCCGCGACCTTCTGCGCGTGGCGCTTCGCGCCGATCGACGGGATGACGACGACCCCCCGCTCACGCAGTCGTGTCAGGAGCTCGGCGCGTGGGGCCAGCGCGAACGACGCGACCCGGACCTCCTCGCGGATCAGGACCTCGATGCGCTCGGCGACGTCGGGTTGGTCGGCACGCAGGTTCACCCCGAACGGCGCGTCGGTGCGCTCCTTGACGTCGGCCACCGCCGCGACGAACTGGTCGAAGTCCAGGGTGGCTGCGGCGAGGATGCCGAGCCCGCCGGCCTCGGCGGTCGCCGCCACCAGCCGTGGGCCCGCGACCCAGCCCATCCCCGTCTGCACCACCGGGTAGCGCACCCCCACCAGCTCGGTGAACGGGGTACGCAGCGGCGGGGGAGCGGCGGCCATCACCGGGCGCCGGCGCCGTCGCGTCGGTCCGGGACCTCACGTTCGCGCAGCCCCCGCGGGTCGAGGTGGGCGAGCAGCTCACGCTCCTCGTCGGTCGGGATGCGGGTCTCGCGGACCTCGTCGGCGATGGCCAGCTCGAATCCCGTGGCGGCCTGGACCTCGTCGACGGTCACGCCTGGGTGGACCGAGACGAGGCGCATCGTGCCGCCCGGGCCGCCGAGGTCGAGGACGGCGAGGTCGGTGACCACCCCACGCAGGTCGTGGAACCGCGCAGCCTCGGGTTCGGCGGCCGCCCGATCGGTACCCACCCCGGACACGAAGTCGACCTGTTCGACGAACACCTTCGGTGAGTGCGCCGGGACCCAGTAGCTGGTGGCGTGGTTGACGGTGTTCCCGGGCGCGCCACGGGCACCGAGCAGCTGCACCTTCGGTCGCGCGTGATCGCCGATGGCCGAGATGTTCTGGTTGCCGTGCCGATCGAGCTGGGACGCGCCCATCAGCACGTGTCGTCGGCCGCTGGCCAGGACCTCGAAGACGCTGCGGAACGGCAGCCACCCCTCGGTGACCGCCTCTGCTTCTCGACCGAGCGGTGGGTTGCCCGCCAGCAGCGTGGCCTCGCCGTCGGACAGCAGCAGGTCGGGTTCGAAGGTCGACCGGGCCAGCAGTGCGCCGATCCGGGGGATGGTCCCCATGGGCGAGGCGACGATCTCGCCGTCGCCGCGGAACAGCTCGGCGCATGCCACGGCGCAGACATCGGCGCGGGTCACGTCGCTCACGAGCGGCTCCCGGTCCCGGCGGTCTGCGCCGCCTCGTGCAGTTCCTCGACCGCCGTCCGGTACCCCGCCTCGTCCACGTCGAGGTGCCGCCGCTGGAAGTCGGCCCAGGCGTCGGCGTCCCCGGCCGCCCGGGCGTAGGCCGTCTGGAAGGCCTCGTCGCGGTCGTAGTCCGGGACGCAGGAGGTGAAGTGCGCGCCACCCGGGGCCTCGACCACGGCGTGGGTCACCGCGCGCGACAGCCGCAGGGTCGACAGCGGCCCCTCGGCCAGGAGGTCGGCGGTGTCGACGACGCGCTCGCAGCTGACGTAGGTGCGGTCGGCCGCCGCCGCGAAGAGGTCGTCGAAGTACGGGTCGTGGCCGAGGAGTTGGCCGTTGCCGCGGGCGTCCGCCCGGTTGACGTGCACCAGCGCCGCGTCCAGGCGCAGCGCGGGCACCGCCACGAACCGGCCGCCGCCGTAGGGGTCCTCGACGAGCTTCAGGCTCGGGTCCGCGCGCAGCACGTCCGACCCGAGACCGGCACGGGTCGGCAGGAACGGCAGCCGCTGGGCAGCCGCCTGGAGGCCGAGGTTGAACATCCCCTCGTCCCACTCGACCGCCCGGATGCGGCCCGCCTGGCGTGCCTGCCGGAAGTGCGGCTCGAGCGGGATGGAGTCGAGCGACACGAACCCGTACACGACCTCGCGCACCTTCCCCGCCGCGCACAGCAGCCCGACGTCGGGACCGCCGTACGAGACGATCCGCAGGTCGGTGAGGTCGGACCGCAGGATCGCCCGCACGAGGGACATGGGCTTGCGGCGCGAGCCCCACCCCCCGATCCCGATCGTCATGCCGTCGCGCAGCTCGGCCACGACCTCCTCGTGGGTGCGTCGTTTGTCAGGCACGGCCGATCCCCTCGTCGTGGGTGCGTCGCTCGTCAGGTACCTGTGCCCTCTGGATCCGGTCACTCATCGAAGGCCGCCTCCCGCTTCTCCACGAACGCGTCGCGGGCCTCCTGCGCGACGCCGCGGAGGGTCAGTTCGTAGGTCAGGCCCTGCTCGAAGCGGTAGCTCTTCTTGACGTCCACCGGATCGATGCCGATCAGCGCCTCCTTCGCGCGGCGCAGGATCGTCCCGGACTTGGCCGCCAGCCGTTCGGCGACCTCGCGGGCCGTCGCCTCGAGGTCATCGCGCGGGACAACCGCCAGGACCGACCCGTGGTGGTGCAGCTCGGCGGCGGTCGCGGTCTCGGCGAGTAGCACCATCGACCGCAGCCGCAGCGGCGGGACCAGCCGCGCCAGGTGGGTCGCAGCGCCGAGGGCGCCCCGATCGACCTCGGGCAGCCCGAACGTCGCGTCCTCGCTGGCCACGATCACGTCGGCGTTGCCGACCAGCCCGATGCCACCACCGAGGCAGAATCCCTGGACCGCGGCGACGACCGGGACCTCGCAGTCGTAGACCGCCGCGAACGCCGCGTAGCAGCCCCGGTTGACGCCGATCAGCGCATCGTGGTGCGGGTCGTCGGCGAGCTCCTTGATGTCGACACCGGCGTTGAACCCCCGCCCGGTCGCGCGCAGGATCACGACGCGACACGCGGGATCGCGCCCGAGCGCCGTGATGGCGTCGGCCAGCTCGAACCAGGCGGCGACCGGCAGGGCGTTGACCGGTGGCAGGTCGACCACGACCTCGCCGATGCCGTCGTCCCCGAGGTGTCGTTCGATGCCCATCGCTCCGGCTCCCGACGAGGCTCCCGAGCCGGGGGCTCCCGCACCCAAGCTCGACCTGACGGACCGTCAGGTTCTCGGCTACCGTAGCGCGAGCCGCGGGGAGACGGGAGTCCGTGGCGGGAGGCGGAACGTCGTGCAGGGTGCGGACGAGGGTGCGGGCGACGGGCGTGCCGTCG
Protein-coding regions in this window:
- a CDS encoding NAD(P)H-dependent flavin oxidoreductase; this translates as MAAAPPPLRTPFTELVGVRYPVVQTGMGWVAGPRLVAATAEAGGLGILAAATLDFDQFVAAVADVKERTDAPFGVNLRADQPDVAERIEVLIREEVRVASFALAPRAELLTRLRERGVVVIPSIGAKRHAQKVADWGVDAVLAQGGEGGGHTGEVPTTLLIPQVVDAVDVPVVAAGGFFDGRGLVAALAYGAAGIAMGTRFLLTQESTVPDEVKRFYLDHGVTDTVRTTRVDGVPHRVLRTPMVDQLETAGTVRGLARAVVNAARFRRLSGTSWTAMLREGRAMRRGHELTWSQFVMAANTPMLLRAAMVDGRADLGVMSSGQVVGVLDDLPTVEQVVHGVVRDAHDVLARLTEDVGSHGDQQRHRQVEDGSGPIGQRG
- a CDS encoding CoA-transferase subunit beta, coding for MSDVTRADVCAVACAELFRGDGEIVASPMGTIPRIGALLARSTFEPDLLLSDGEATLLAGNPPLGREAEAVTEGWLPFRSVFEVLASGRRHVLMGASQLDRHGNQNISAIGDHARPKVQLLGARGAPGNTVNHATSYWVPAHSPKVFVEQVDFVSGVGTDRAAAEPEAARFHDLRGVVTDLAVLDLGGPGGTMRLVSVHPGVTVDEVQAATGFELAIADEVRETRIPTDEERELLAHLDPRGLREREVPDRRDGAGAR
- a CDS encoding CoA transferase subunit A; its protein translation is MPDKRRTHEEVVAELRDGMTIGIGGWGSRRKPMSLVRAILRSDLTDLRIVSYGGPDVGLLCAAGKVREVVYGFVSLDSIPLEPHFRQARQAGRIRAVEWDEGMFNLGLQAAAQRLPFLPTRAGLGSDVLRADPSLKLVEDPYGGGRFVAVPALRLDAALVHVNRADARGNGQLLGHDPYFDDLFAAAADRTYVSCERVVDTADLLAEGPLSTLRLSRAVTHAVVEAPGGAHFTSCVPDYDRDEAFQTAYARAAGDADAWADFQRRHLDVDEAGYRTAVEELHEAAQTAGTGSRS
- a CDS encoding enoyl-CoA hydratase family protein, whose amino-acid sequence is MGIERHLGDDGIGEVVVDLPPVNALPVAAWFELADAITALGRDPACRVVILRATGRGFNAGVDIKELADDPHHDALIGVNRGCYAAFAAVYDCEVPVVAAVQGFCLGGGIGLVGNADVIVASEDATFGLPEVDRGALGAATHLARLVPPLRLRSMVLLAETATAAELHHHGSVLAVVPRDDLEATAREVAERLAAKSGTILRRAKEALIGIDPVDVKKSYRFEQGLTYELTLRGVAQEARDAFVEKREAAFDE